A window of Vigna unguiculata cultivar IT97K-499-35 chromosome 4, ASM411807v1, whole genome shotgun sequence contains these coding sequences:
- the LOC114182472 gene encoding laccase-14-like translates to MIILENHSVLLLLILSFLVICKSQGNVHYYDFVLKEKNFTKLCSTKSTLTVNGSFPGPTIRVHKGDTAFVTVHNQGRYGVTIHWHGVREPRDPWSDGPENITQCPIPPGTSFTQKVAFTSEEGTLWWHAHSSWTRATVHGAIVILPANGTSYPFPKPWGQNILIIGEWYKGDLMQIVNAARATGGEPNASDAYTINGQPGDFYNCSKENTHRFLVDHGKTYLFRIINAAMNEEFFFGVTNHNLTVVGIDGSYTKPLNTNFIMITPGQAIDVLLSANQPKGLYYIAASPFYDGIDKYENSPTTAILEYSENFKPSPSSIPMPVLPAVNDSGTVFNFTKSLRGLASQHHPANVPINVTRRIYMTVSMNELPCQNPNGKCLGPNGTRLASSLNNISFQIPQIDILQAYYWNMSGVFSEDFPDQPPFFYNFTGDTGSSTLIPSTGTRVLMFDYNEVVELVWQGTSVLTAENHAMHLHGFSFFLVGVGTGNFNNVTDPKSYNLIDPPEVNTIGLPKNGWLAMRFVANNPGVWYMHCHLERHSSWGMNTVLIVRDGDTMQTSIVPPPKYMPPCS, encoded by the exons ATGATCATCTTAGAGAATCATAGTgtccttcttcttcttattttgagttttctggTTATCTGCAAGAGCCAAGGCAACGTTcattattatgattttgtt CTGAAGGAAAAGAACTTCACGAAATTGTGCAGCACAAAAAGCACTCTGACAGTAAATGGTAGTTTTCCAGGGCCAACCATTCGTGTTCATAAAGGAGATACAGCTTTTGTCACTGTCCATAACCAAGGAAGATATGGGGTCACTATTCACTG GCATGGTGTGAGGGAACCAAGGGATCCTTGGTCAGATGGACCTGAGAACATAACACAGTGCCCTATTCCACCAGGAACAAGTTTCACTCAGAAGGTGGCCTTTACATCGGAAGAAGGAACTCTTTGGTGGCATGCACATAGTAGTTGGACTCGTGCCACTGTGCATGGTGCCATTGTCATTTTACCAGCCAATGGAACTTCATATCCTTTCCCTAAACCTTGGGGACAAAACATTCTTATCATTG GTGAGTGGTACAAGGGAGATCTGATGCAAATTGTAAATGCAGCCAGAGCAACCGGTGGAGAGCCAAATGCATCAGATGCTTACACAATCAACGGCCAACCTGGTGACTTCTACAATTGCTCTAAAG AGAACACTCATCGCTTTTTAGTTGATCACGGAAAGACATATCTTTTCCGCATAATAAATGCAGCAATGAACGAAGAGTTTTTCTTTGGGGTTACCAATCACAACCTTACAGTTGTAGGCATTGATGGTTCCTACACAAAGCCCTTAAACACCAATTTCATCATGATAACCCCAGGACAAGCAATAGATGTGTTGCTCTCAGCAAACCAGCCAAAGGGTCTCTATTACATTGCTGCAAGTCCTTTCTATGATGGCATTGATAAGTATGAAAATTCCCCAACAACAGCTATTCTTGAGTACAGTGAGAATTTTAAACCATCACCATCATCCATCCCCATGCCTGTGCTTCCTGCAGTGAATGACTCAGGAACAGTATTCAATTTTACCAAGAGCTTGAGGGGTTTGGCAAGCCAACATCACCCTGCTAATGTTCCAATTAATGTGACAAGAAGAATTTATATGACAGTATCCATGAATGAACTACCTTGTCAAAACCCAAATGGAAAATGTTTAGGACCTAATGGAACAAGATTAGCTTCAAGCTTAAACAATATAAGTTTTCAGATCCCACAGATTGATATTCTTCAAGCATACTACTG GAACATGTCAGGAGTTTTCAGTGAGGACTTTCCGGATCAACCACCTTTCTTTTACAACTTCACAGGAGACACAGGAAGCAGTACATTGATCCCAAGCACAGGAACAAGGGTGCTAATGTTTGACTATAATGAGGTTGTTGAACTTGTGTGGCAGGGAACCAGTGTTCTCACTGCAGAGAATCATGCCATGCACCTTCATGGTTTTAGCTTCTTTCTTGTGGGTGTTGGAACAGGGAATTTCAACAACGTGACAGACCCAAAATCTTACAATTTGATTGATCCACCAGAAGTTAATACCATTGGTCTTCCTAAGAATGGATGGCTTGCAATGAGATTTGTTGCTAATAATCCTG GTGTTTGGTACATGCACTGTCATCTTGAGAGGCACAGTAGCTGGGGTATGAATACTGTGCTCATAGTAAGAGATGGAGATACCATGCAAACTAGTATAGTTCCACCTCCTAAATACATGCCACCTTGTTCTTAA
- the LOC114182473 gene encoding UDP-glycosyltransferase 74G1-like → MEERKNYVAHCLVLPYPAQGHINPMLEFSKRLIQRGVKITLVTFVSNWKKVSRKNFTSIDVESISDGYDEGGRAAAESLEVYVETLNRVGAQTLAELIHKLAGSSHPPDCVIYDGFMTWPLDVAKSFGLLAATFFTQTCTTNTIYLHTYKKLLELPLTQTEYLLPGLPKFAAGDLPSFLSRYGTYPGFFDTVVNQFSNIDKADWVLANTFYELEQGVVDWLVKIWPLKPIGPTLPSMYLDRRLQDDNNYGIEMYVPKSEVCIKWLDDKPKGSVVYVSFGSFAGPSAEQTEELACGLRDSRSYFMWVIKDSEQGRLPKGFLDTVEKGLIVNWCPQLQVLTHEALGCFITHCGWNSTLEALSLGVPVIAMPLWTDQITNAKLIRDVWKIGVKAVADEKGIVRKETITHCIKEILETEKGNEIKKNCIKWKNLAKSSVDEGGNSDKNTAEFVNELVNRRAALN, encoded by the exons ATGGAGGAGAGGAAAAACTATGTAGCTCACTGTCTTGTTCTACCTTATCCTGCACAAGGACACATAAATCCTATGCTTGAGTTTTCAAAGCGTTTGATTCAGAGAGGAGTGAAGATCACACTGGTAACTTTTGTGTCCAACTGGAAGAAGGTTAGCAGAAAAAACTTCACTTCCATAGATGTTGAGAGCATCTCAGATGGCTATGATGAAGGAGGCCGTGCAGCAGCAGAGAGCCTTGAGGTTTATGTTGAAACCCTCAACAGGGTTGGAGCACAAACTCTTGCTGAGCTTATTCACAAGCTTGCAGGATCAAGCCACCCTCCAGATTGTGTAATCTATGATGGTTTCATGACTTGGCCTCTTGATGTGGCAAAAAGCTTTGGGCTACTTGCTGCTACTTTCTTCACTCAGACTTGTACAACAAACACCATATACTTGCATACTTATAAGAAGTTGCTGGAACTGCCTCTTACACAGACAGAGTATTTGTTGCCAGGGTTGCCAAAATTTGCAGCTGGGGACTTGCCATCATTCTTGAGCAGATATGGAACCTATCCAGGTTTTTTTGATACAGTTGTGAACCAATTTTCAAATATTGACAAAGCAGATTGGGTTCTtgcaaacacattttatgaactGGAGCAAGGG GTTGTAGATTGGCTGGTGAAGATTTGGCCATTAAAGCCAATAGGACCAACCTTGCCATCTATGTACTTGGACAGAAGACTCCAAGATGACAATAACTATGGTATTGAAATGTATGTTCCAAAGTCAGAAGTTTGCATCAAATGGCTTGATGATAAACCAAAAGGGTCAGTTGTGTATGTTTCTTTTGGGAGCTTCGCAGGGCCTAGTGCGGAGCAAACTGAGGAACTAGCTTGTGGTTTAAGAGATAGTCGAAGTTATTTCATGTGGGTGATTAAAGACTCTGAACAAGGAAGGCTTCCAAAGGGGTTTCTTGACACAGTAGAGAAAGGTTTAATAGTCAATTGGTGTCCCCAACTACAAGTCTTGACACATGAGGCTTTGGGATGTTTTATCACACACTGTGGTTGGAACTCCACATTGGAAGCTTTGAGCTTAGGAGTTCCAGTGATTGCAATGCCTCTGTGGACTGACCAGATCACAAATGCAAAACTTATTAGAGATGTGTGGAAAATTGGAGTGAAAGCTGTTGCTGATGAAAAAGGTATAGTTAGAAAAGAAACTATCACACATTGCATAAAGGAAATATTGGAGACTGAGAAAggaaatgaaataaagaaaaactgcATCAAGTGGAAGAATCTGGCCAAGAGTAGTGTTGATGAGGGAGGAAATTCTGATAAGAATACAGCAGAATTTGTGAATGAATTGGTTAATCGCCGTGCTGCATTAAATTAA
- the LOC114180295 gene encoding uncharacterized protein LOC114180295, whose product MRLLFETLNFEFVRSFVRSLKRSFWCGGNIGDNVCVQHSIVMKSGSSRIDCRQRKIGLKISQSTTSCSEIASKVCGCGERLLLLKAGTMKNKGRLFWRCRNWASNSHYNYFNGLMKRNVEVKVKNLNLKLSQEKELRKTKFVWKRRN is encoded by the exons ATGAGGTTATTGTTTGAAAccttaaattttgaatttgtgagATCCTTTGTGAGGAGCTTGAAGAGATCATTTTGGTGTGGAGGAAACATAGGTGACAATGTTTGTGTACAACATTCTATAGTGATGAAGAGTGGTAGTTCCAGAATTGATTGTAGGCAAAGGAAAATTGGTTTGAAAATTTCACAAAGCACAACGTCGTGTTCAGAAATAGCATCGAAAGTGTGTGGGTGTGGGGAACGATTGTTGCTCCTAAAGGCAGGTACTATGAAGAACAAGGGCAGGTTATTTTGGCGATGTAGAAATTGGGCG TCCAATTcacattataattatttcaatgGGTTAATGAAGAGGAATGTAGAGGTGAAGGTGAAGAATCTGAATTTGAAGCTGTCGCAGGAAAAAGAGTTGAGGAAGACGAAGTTTGTTTGGAAAAGGAGAAATTAA
- the LOC114182168 gene encoding UDP-glycosyltransferase 74G1-like — protein MEERKNYVAHCLVLPYPAQGHINPMLEFSKRLIQRGVKITLVTFVSNWKVVSRKNFTSIDVESISDGYDEGGLAAAESLEVYVETLNRVGAQTLAELLRKLAGSTHPPDCVIYDGFMTWPLDVAKSFGLLAATFFTQSCTTNTIYLHTYKKLLELPLTQTEYLLPGLPKFAAEDLPSFLNRYGTYPGYFDTVVNQFLNIDKADWVLSNTFYELEQGVVDWLVKIWPLKTIGPTLPSMYLDKRLQDDKNYGIEMYVPKSEVCMKWLDDKPKGSVVYVSFGSFAGPNEEQIEELACSLRDSGSYFMWVIRDSEQGRLPKGFLDTAEKGLIVNWCPQLQVLTHEALGCFITHCGWNSTLEALSLGVPVIAMPLWTDQITNAKLIRDEWKIGVKAVADEKDIVRKETITHCIKEILETEKGKEIKKNCIKWKNLAKSSVDEGGNSDKNIAEFVDELVQRRAALN, from the exons ATGGAGGAGAGGAAAAACTATGTAGCTCACTGTCTTGTTCTACCTTATCCTGCACAAGGTCACATAAATCCTATGCTTGAGTTTTCAAAGCGTTTGATTCAGAGAGGAGTGAAGATCACACTGGTAACTTTTGTGTCCAACTGGAAGGTGGTTAGCAGAAAAAACTTCACTTCCATAGATGTTGAGAGCATCTCAGATGGCTATGATGAAGGAGGCCTTGCAGCAGCAGAGAGCCTTGAGGTTTATGTTGAAACCCTCAACAGGGTTGGAGCACAAACTCTTGCTGAGCTTCTCCGCAAGCTTGCAGGATCAACCCACCCTCCAGATTGTGTAATCTATGATGGTTTCATGACTTGGCCTCTTGATGTGGCAAAAAGCTTTGGGCTACTTGCTGCTACTTTCTTCACTCAGAGTTGCACAACAAACACCATATACTTGCATACTTATAAGAAGTTGCTGGAACTGCCTCTTACACAGACAGAGTATTTGTTGCCAGGGTTGCCAAAATTTGCAGCTGAGGACTTGCCATCATTCTTGAACAGATATGGAACCTATCCAGGTTATTTTGATACAGTTGTGAACCAATTTTTGAATATTGACAAAGCAGATTGGGTtctttcaaacacattttatgaactGGAGCAAGGG GTTGTGGATTGGCTGGTGAAGATTTGGCCATTAAAGACAATAGGACCAACCTTGCCATCTATGTACTTGGACAAAAGACTCCAAGATGACAAGAACTATGGTATTGAAATGTATGTTCCAAAGTCAGAAGTTTGCATGAAATGGCTTGATGATAAACCAAAAGGGTCAGTTGTGTATGTTTCTTTTGGGAGCTTCGCAGGGCCGAATGAGGAGCAAATTGAGGAACTAGCTTGTAGTTTAAGAGATAGTGGAAGTTATTTCATGTGGGTGATTAGAGACTCTGAACAAGGAAGGCTTCCAAAGGGGTTTCTTGACACAGCAGAGAAAGGTTTAATAGTCAATTGGTGCCCCCAACTACAAGTGTTGACACATGAGGCTTTGGGGTGTTTTATCACACACTGTGGTTGGAACTCCACATTGGAAGCTTTGAGCTTAGGAGTTCCAGTGATTGCAATGCCATTGTGGACTGACCAGATCACAAATGCAAAACTAATTAGAGATGAGTGGAAAATTGGAGTCAAAGCTGTTGCCGATGAGAAAGATATAGTTAGAAAAGAAACTATCACACATTGCATAAAGGAAATATTGGAGACTGAGAAAGGaaaggaaataaagaaaaattgcaTCAAGTGGAAGAATCTGGCCAAGAGTAGTGTTGATGAGGGTGGAAATTCTGATAAGAATATTGCAGAATTTGTGGATGAATTGGTTCAGCGCCGTGCTGCATTAAATTGA